In a single window of the uncultured Dysgonomonas sp. genome:
- a CDS encoding Gfo/Idh/MocA family oxidoreductase gives MVTRRNFLKRAAVASAGLAVGGIGTMNAESYSRVVGANRKVNIAYIGIGNRGEQIIGDFEKTGLVNVVALCDVDMGAKQTQKVIAKYPKAKQFQDFRVMFDKIGNEFEAVAIATPDFSHFPICMMAMAYGKHVYVEKPMARTFLEAELLMQAARKYPNVVTQVGNQGHSEANYFQFKAWQDAGIIKDVTSVVAHMNNPRRWHGWDVNIYKYPEAQPIPSTLDWMTWHCAVPYHEYSDKYHNGEWRSWYDFGMGALGDWGAHILDTVHEFLDLGLPYEINPIKLTGHNDYFFPTDSTIQFKFGPRGDMPPCDIMWYDGVDNLPPIPEGYGESALDPNIPASGAGEIKKTTINPGKIIYSKELTFKGASHGSTLSIIPESKAKDMASKLPEVPKSPSNHFANFLLACTGVEKTRSPFEIHGPLSQVFSLGVMAQRLNTKFHFDSRTKQITNNAFANAMLTGIPPRKGWEDFYKI, from the coding sequence ATGGTAACACGCAGAAATTTTTTAAAAAGAGCCGCAGTAGCCTCAGCCGGGCTGGCTGTCGGTGGCATTGGTACAATGAATGCCGAGAGCTATAGTCGGGTTGTGGGTGCTAACAGAAAAGTTAATATTGCCTATATCGGTATCGGTAATAGGGGCGAACAGATTATTGGAGATTTCGAAAAAACGGGACTCGTCAATGTCGTAGCTCTTTGTGATGTGGATATGGGTGCAAAACAGACTCAGAAAGTAATAGCTAAATATCCGAAAGCAAAGCAGTTTCAGGATTTCAGGGTAATGTTCGATAAAATAGGCAACGAGTTCGAGGCTGTAGCTATAGCTACGCCCGACTTTTCACATTTCCCAATCTGTATGATGGCAATGGCCTATGGAAAGCATGTATATGTGGAGAAGCCTATGGCACGTACTTTTCTTGAAGCGGAATTGTTGATGCAGGCAGCTCGTAAATATCCTAATGTAGTGACGCAAGTGGGTAATCAGGGACACTCCGAAGCCAATTACTTCCAGTTCAAAGCCTGGCAGGATGCAGGCATTATCAAAGATGTAACCTCCGTAGTTGCACACATGAATAATCCACGCAGATGGCATGGATGGGATGTAAATATATATAAGTATCCCGAAGCACAGCCTATACCAAGTACATTAGACTGGATGACATGGCATTGTGCTGTTCCATATCATGAATACAGTGATAAATATCATAACGGAGAATGGCGTTCTTGGTACGATTTCGGTATGGGAGCGCTGGGAGACTGGGGAGCACACATTCTCGATACCGTACATGAATTCCTTGATTTGGGGCTACCTTACGAAATTAATCCTATAAAACTAACCGGGCATAACGATTATTTCTTCCCTACAGATTCTACTATTCAGTTTAAATTTGGTCCGAGAGGAGATATGCCGCCTTGCGATATTATGTGGTACGATGGTGTGGACAATCTTCCGCCAATACCGGAGGGATACGGGGAATCGGCCTTAGATCCTAATATTCCGGCTTCGGGGGCAGGTGAAATCAAGAAAACAACGATTAATCCGGGTAAGATCATTTACAGTAAGGAATTGACCTTTAAAGGCGCATCTCACGGCAGTACGCTTTCTATTATTCCTGAGTCGAAGGCTAAAGATATGGCGTCGAAACTTCCGGAAGTTCCGAAAAGCCCTTCAAACCATTTTGCTAACTTCTTGCTGGCTTGTACAGGAGTTGAGAAGACTCGTTCCCCTTTCGAAATACACGGGCCTCTTAGTCAGGTATTCTCTCTAGGGGTAATGGCGCAGCGTTTGAATACGAAGTTCCATTTCGATAGTCGTACCAAGCAAATAACAAACAATGCTTTTGCCAACGCGATGCTTACGGGCATTCCTCCACGTAAAGGCTGGGAAGATTTTTATAAAATATAA
- a CDS encoding DUF1080 domain-containing protein — translation MNKNILLAILLLFTAAISAQEKWEPLFNGKNLKGWKKLNGKAEYKVVDGTIVGISKMNTPNTFLATEKNYGDFILEFDFKVDDGLNSGVQFRSLSLKDYQNGRVHGYQFEIDPAERAWTGGIYDEARRNWLYPMTVNPSARTAFKNGQWNKARIEAIGSSIRTWVNGVACANIWDDMTLEGFIALQVHAIGDKGQEGKTVSWKDIRICTTDVEKYKISDANDAPQVNCIVNTISPKEAKEGWTLLWDGKTTNGWRGAKISNFPEKGWVIDNGILKVLKSGGGESTNGGDIVTTRKYKNFILSVDFKITEGANSGVKYFVNPDLNKGEGSAIGCEFQILDDDKHPDAKLGVRGNRKLGSLYDLIPAPENKPFNKKDFNTAVVVVNGNKVEHWLNGVKILEYERNNDMWKALVNYSKYRDWPNFGNAAEGNILLQDHGDEVWFKNVKIKEIK, via the coding sequence ATGAATAAGAATATATTATTAGCCATTCTTCTGTTGTTTACGGCAGCAATATCTGCACAGGAGAAATGGGAACCATTATTTAATGGAAAGAATTTGAAAGGCTGGAAAAAGCTCAACGGAAAAGCCGAATATAAAGTTGTGGATGGTACTATTGTCGGCATCTCGAAGATGAATACTCCCAATACTTTTCTAGCTACAGAGAAGAATTATGGAGATTTTATTCTTGAATTTGACTTCAAGGTAGATGACGGACTTAATTCCGGTGTACAATTTCGCAGTTTGAGCCTCAAAGACTATCAAAATGGGCGTGTACATGGTTACCAGTTCGAAATAGATCCTGCCGAACGTGCATGGACCGGAGGTATCTATGACGAAGCTCGCCGCAACTGGCTATATCCAATGACTGTAAATCCGTCGGCGCGGACAGCGTTTAAGAACGGCCAGTGGAATAAAGCGAGAATAGAGGCCATAGGCAGTTCTATCCGTACATGGGTAAACGGTGTTGCTTGCGCTAATATCTGGGATGATATGACGCTCGAGGGGTTCATCGCATTACAGGTTCATGCTATAGGAGATAAGGGTCAGGAAGGAAAAACCGTAAGCTGGAAAGATATCCGGATTTGCACTACTGATGTAGAAAAATACAAAATTTCGGATGCTAATGATGCACCTCAGGTCAATTGCATAGTAAATACCATTTCTCCTAAAGAAGCAAAAGAAGGCTGGACACTTTTGTGGGACGGAAAAACCACAAACGGCTGGCGTGGAGCCAAGATCAGTAATTTCCCTGAAAAAGGCTGGGTAATAGACAATGGTATATTGAAAGTGCTGAAAAGTGGTGGCGGTGAATCCACTAATGGTGGAGATATCGTAACCACACGTAAATATAAAAACTTCATACTAAGTGTCGATTTTAAAATTACAGAAGGCGCCAATAGCGGTGTCAAATACTTCGTGAATCCGGACCTGAATAAAGGAGAAGGGTCTGCTATCGGTTGCGAATTTCAGATTCTTGACGATGATAAGCATCCTGATGCTAAATTGGGTGTAAGAGGAAACCGCAAACTTGGATCTCTTTACGACCTTATTCCGGCACCGGAGAATAAGCCTTTCAATAAGAAAGACTTTAATACAGCCGTAGTTGTAGTAAATGGAAATAAAGTGGAGCACTGGCTGAACGGCGTGAAAATTTTAGAATATGAGCGTAATAACGATATGTGGAAGGCTTTGGTTAATTACAGTAAATATCGTGATTGGCCAAACTTTGGAAATGCTGCCGAAGGTAATATCCTTTTACAGGACCATGGTGATGAGGTGTGGTTCAAGAACGTGAAGATCAAAGAAATAAAATGA
- a CDS encoding amino acid permease translates to MIERLFKKKDISVILSEPTETKGGLKRSLSATNLVTLGIGAIVGTGIFVITGQAAAMYAGPALTISFVISALGCIMAGLCYAEFAAMIPVSGGVYSYSYTTMGEILAWFVGWILILEYLFACSSVAVGWSGYMLSLLDGWGIDFPDQIAGATFDHLKDGSWVWTGRIINFPAAFIVAIVSAFLIGGIKQSAFVNNIIVVIKVSVILLFIGFGLSYIDTSNWTPYIPENTGGYGNFGWTGILRGAAVVFYAYLGFDALSTAAGEAKNPQKDMPKGILFSLLICALLYIAVTTVLTGIVNYKDLNVDAPIALAIDRTGESLAWLSPLIKLGAIAGLSSVILVMMLGQSRIYYSISKDGLLPKVFSKVNDKHGVPHNATIFASIITALIAGLFPLHVLSELVSIGTLMAFTIVCISIVILRKTQPDLKRPFRTPLVPFIPLAGAAICIVQMLSLPWSTWERLIGWTVIGFIIYFTYGIKHSKLNNINKK, encoded by the coding sequence ATGATAGAAAGACTTTTCAAGAAAAAAGATATATCAGTAATACTCAGCGAGCCCACAGAAACTAAGGGCGGGCTTAAAAGAAGCCTATCGGCTACAAATCTCGTTACTCTGGGAATTGGCGCAATAGTAGGAACCGGAATTTTCGTTATCACCGGACAAGCTGCCGCTATGTATGCCGGGCCGGCACTGACTATATCATTCGTTATTTCGGCACTGGGTTGCATTATGGCAGGACTGTGTTATGCGGAATTTGCCGCCATGATACCCGTATCGGGCGGAGTATATTCATACAGCTATACCACAATGGGTGAAATTCTCGCATGGTTTGTAGGCTGGATATTGATTCTTGAATATCTTTTCGCCTGCTCTAGTGTGGCGGTAGGCTGGTCGGGCTATATGTTAAGTTTACTCGACGGATGGGGTATTGATTTCCCAGATCAGATTGCCGGGGCCACATTCGACCATCTTAAGGACGGAAGCTGGGTATGGACAGGGCGTATCATCAATTTTCCTGCCGCATTTATCGTAGCCATAGTATCCGCCTTCCTGATTGGAGGCATCAAACAGTCAGCATTCGTCAATAATATCATCGTTGTTATCAAAGTTAGCGTAATCCTCTTATTCATCGGATTTGGCCTTTCATATATAGACACAAGCAACTGGACACCATATATACCTGAAAATACAGGAGGTTATGGAAATTTCGGATGGACGGGTATCCTCAGGGGTGCGGCAGTGGTATTTTATGCATATCTGGGATTCGACGCTCTGTCTACAGCAGCAGGGGAGGCAAAAAATCCACAGAAGGATATGCCAAAAGGCATTTTGTTTTCACTGCTTATATGCGCGCTGCTGTATATCGCTGTAACCACAGTATTGACAGGAATAGTCAATTACAAAGACTTGAATGTAGATGCACCAATAGCACTTGCCATAGACCGTACAGGCGAAAGTTTAGCCTGGTTAAGCCCCCTCATTAAACTGGGAGCAATTGCAGGGCTTAGTTCGGTAATTTTGGTAATGATGTTAGGACAATCACGTATATACTATTCTATTTCTAAAGACGGGTTATTACCGAAGGTGTTTTCGAAAGTAAATGATAAACATGGAGTTCCCCACAATGCGACTATTTTTGCCAGCATTATCACAGCCTTGATAGCCGGGCTCTTTCCTCTTCATGTTCTCAGTGAGCTGGTATCGATAGGTACCCTGATGGCCTTCACCATTGTGTGCATTTCCATTGTCATACTGCGTAAAACGCAGCCCGACCTCAAGCGTCCGTTCAGAACACCTCTTGTACCATTTATCCCTTTGGCCGGAGCTGCGATCTGTATTGTACAAATGCTATCTCTACCGTGGAGCACATGGGAACGGCTTATCGGCTGGACTGTGATAGGATTTATCATTTACTTTACATATGGGATAAAGCATAGCAAATTGAATAATATCAATAAGAAGTAA
- a CDS encoding DUF488 family protein, whose product MTEIKLKRVYEDVENEDGFRILVDRLWPRGMRKDQLKYDLWAKNITPSPNLRKWFHDDIKSRWDDFVTMYQKELDGADEAKDFIKTVESHNIVTLLYASREPVYNHASILKAYLEKVLRKM is encoded by the coding sequence ATGACAGAGATAAAATTGAAACGGGTTTATGAAGATGTTGAAAATGAAGATGGTTTTCGTATACTGGTCGATCGCCTGTGGCCCAGAGGAATGAGAAAAGACCAGCTGAAATACGACTTATGGGCGAAAAATATTACTCCGTCTCCTAATTTGCGCAAATGGTTTCATGACGACATAAAAAGCAGATGGGATGATTTTGTGACTATGTACCAAAAAGAATTGGATGGGGCGGATGAAGCAAAGGATTTTATAAAAACAGTGGAATCGCATAATATTGTTACGTTGTTATATGCTTCCCGGGAGCCGGTATATAATCATGCAAGTATATTGAAAGCGTATTTGGAGAAAGTACTCAGAAAAATGTAA
- the proC gene encoding pyrroline-5-carboxylate reductase produces the protein MKITIIGAGNMGGAIACGLAVNGGVQPQDITIVDHKGRNVPRLREVREDINVVVADYSSLVTADILIIAVKPWMVEDILKTHKTLLENPKQLIVSVAAVVTLAQLQEWTSPRQPVFRVVPNTAIAVRQSMTYIASQNADKEQREQVFRIFSQLGKVEFVEEKLIPAITSLTSCGIAFAFRYIRAAMEGGIEMGVYPDQAKDAVLQTLRGAIDLLEANGNHPEAEIDKVTTAGGITIKGLNEMEHAGFSSAVIKGLKASNVK, from the coding sequence ATGAAAATAACTATTATCGGAGCCGGAAATATGGGAGGAGCCATAGCTTGTGGTTTAGCAGTAAATGGAGGTGTACAGCCTCAGGATATAACCATTGTCGACCATAAAGGCCGGAATGTACCCCGCCTGAGGGAGGTTCGTGAAGATATAAATGTCGTGGTAGCTGATTACTCTTCACTGGTTACGGCAGATATTCTCATTATTGCTGTTAAGCCGTGGATGGTAGAGGACATACTGAAGACGCATAAGACCTTATTGGAAAATCCGAAACAGTTGATCGTATCTGTTGCGGCTGTTGTAACATTGGCTCAACTACAGGAATGGACTAGCCCGCGTCAACCTGTATTCCGTGTTGTGCCTAATACTGCTATAGCCGTGCGTCAGAGCATGACGTATATTGCTTCACAGAATGCGGATAAGGAACAACGCGAGCAAGTGTTCCGCATCTTTTCCCAACTTGGTAAAGTTGAATTTGTGGAAGAAAAACTTATTCCGGCTATAACTTCGCTTACATCGTGTGGTATAGCCTTTGCCTTCAGATATATCAGGGCAGCTATGGAAGGAGGTATTGAGATGGGAGTATATCCTGACCAGGCTAAAGATGCCGTTTTGCAAACACTTCGTGGTGCAATCGATCTGCTCGAGGCAAATGGGAACCATCCCGAAGCGGAAATAGACAAGGTGACTACAGCCGGAGGAATCACAATAAAAGGATTGAATGAAATGGAACATGCAGGCTTTTCTTCTGCAGTTATTAAAGGGTTAAAGGCAAGTAATGTAAAATAG